The genome window TTCATTTCCATAAAAGAAATTAGAAAACGAGGATAAAATCTCATCAAGTGAAATTTTCACGGCTCCTAATCCTATGGATAATAAGAAAACCACAACTAGCAATAATAGTAGTGTAATCAATAAAAAGCTATCTCGTTTTGTAAAAAACATTATTGATGAATTAATTTTTGAATAAGTTGTATGTTTTGACCTGTTCTTGGACCTAAATACACCAAATCGTGTTCTTCTATTCTGTAAATTTTCTTGTCTTTGAATGCTTTTGTACTTGAAACTCCAGGAAGTTCTCCTATTTTTTCATAAGAACCAGCCAGTTTATCATAACCAAAATCGGTAATTAAAATCACATCCGGATTTGCTGCAGCAACTAATTCAGGAGAAAGATGTTTCATTCCTTTTTCTTCATTAATAGCAATTTCGCCACCAGCCCATTCTAGCATTTTACCACCAGTACTGCTTTTTGTCATTACTAAATATACATTTGATGCTTGACCGTAATGTATAACCAAAACTCTAGGTTTTTTTGTGAAAAATTTTGTTTTTTCAATAGCTGCATCAAATTCTTTTTTCAACTTAACACAAAGAGAATCAGCCGCTTTTTCTCTTTTAAAATAACGACCCATTTCATGTATTAGAGAATCGGTTCCTACAATGGTTTGTTCATACTTACCAAATTGCTTCATCGGAACTTTCAACTTCTTTAATTGATCAACCACAGTTTCCGGACCAATATTATCATCTTCAATTACGATTGTTGGTTTGTTAGCCAAAATAGCTTCTAAACTCAATGCTCTATGATAACCAACTGTTGGTAATTCTTTTAATTCTGCTGGATAAGTACTTGATACATCTACAGCAGCTAAATCTTTTTGAGCACCTAATGCACAAATAATTTCATTGTATTGTTTTGCTATGCAAACAATTCTTGTTGTAGTTTCTTGCTTTTTGTCTTCCTTAGAAAACCTTTCACAACTTGAAACAACAAGTAACAATACTAAGTATTTTATAGCTTTCATATTATCGAAATAAAGAGCGGCATAAAACCGCTCTTTTATAAATTAGAACGTATATTTTAAATTTAATCCACCAAAGAAAGTTGCATTATAAGGTGCTGGTAAATAAGCATCTGGCAACTGGTTAGAGAATACCATTTGGTAATATTGCGTATTAGTAATATTGTTTACACCAAATGTTGCATCTAATGATAAGTGGTTTGTAATATTTCTTTGGTAACCAAATTTAGCATTTAACAAATTATAACTAGCTGTTTCATAATGAACCATATTTGGATCAGAAGCAGTTGTTGGAACATAACTATAAAACATAGCATCTCTATAGTTGTAAGTTACATTTCCGTAGAAACCATATTTAATAGCAAAATCAACACCAGCATTAAATACTACTGGAGGCGTTCCTAAAACTTTTTCATTAGAAAAATCAAATGCAATATTATAAGATCTTTGATAGATGTAATCTTTATATTTAAAATCTGAATACGTAACATTTGCAAACGGACTTACACTTTTAAAGAATCCATTTTCATTACTAATTAACTCATATTTTACAGAAGCTTCAATTCCTTTATGAATTTGCTCTCCAGCATTTACA of Flavobacterium channae contains these proteins:
- a CDS encoding heme/hemin ABC transporter substrate-binding protein, with product MKAIKYLVLLLVVSSCERFSKEDKKQETTTRIVCIAKQYNEIICALGAQKDLAAVDVSSTYPAELKELPTVGYHRALSLEAILANKPTIVIEDDNIGPETVVDQLKKLKVPMKQFGKYEQTIVGTDSLIHEMGRYFKREKAADSLCVKLKKEFDAAIEKTKFFTKKPRVLVIHYGQASNVYLVMTKSSTGGKMLEWAGGEIAINEEKGMKHLSPELVAAANPDVILITDFGYDKLAGSYEKIGELPGVSSTKAFKDKKIYRIEEHDLVYLGPRTGQNIQLIQKLIHQ